The Acinonyx jubatus isolate Ajub_Pintada_27869175 chromosome D2, VMU_Ajub_asm_v1.0, whole genome shotgun sequence genome contains a region encoding:
- the PCBD1 gene encoding pterin-4-alpha-carbinolamine dehydratase, with product MAGKAHRLSAEERDQLLPNLRAVGWNELEGRDAIFKQFHFKDFNRAFGFMTRVALQAEKLDHHPEWFNVYNKVHITLSTHECAGLSERDINLASFIEQVAVSMT from the exons GCTGGCAAAGCACACAGGCTAAGTGCCGAGGAGAGGGACCAGCTGCTGCCAAACCTGAGGGCCGTGGGGTGGAATGAGCTGGAAGGCCGCGATGCCATCTTCAAGCAGTTCCATTTCAAAGACTTCAATCGG GCTTTTGGCTTCATGACGAGGGTGGCCCTACAGGCGGAGAAACTGGACCACCACCCCGAATGGTTTAACGTGTACAACAAG GTCCACATCACCCTGAGCACCCATGAGTGTGCAGGCCTTTCAGAACGGGACATAAACCTGGCCAGCTTCATCGAACAAGTAGCAGTGTCCATGACATAG